The genomic interval attTCCATTCATGTGTCTGTCCCATTAGAGAAACACAAAAACTATGTAACATGGCAAGACTTGCAAAAATGTCTATAACCAACAAATAATTCCACTCCTGAAAATTTACCCTAAGagtatataaacagaagcaaattgGAAGGTGCTCACAGATATTGTTTGAATCATTATTTATAATGCCATAAAGTGGGACAGTTTAAATTATAAGAATATgaaaagtatttgttaaatgttAGTGGAGAAATTCAACTGGTTATTATAAGAACAGTTCAAAAAAAGGAGGGGGTCATTCAGAATACTATGTAGTTTCATGGCAGAAATGCTtaccaaaaacattaaaagggtAGGAAGAAGACAAAATGTTACATATACTATGGTAACAAGCATGTACAATGGTTTTGCAGTGGGACAAAGAGCTGAGAGCAATTTACAAGAAAGAAGTCAACTAAGGTGATAAAATCACAGATGACTTTActccaaatatttcttaaatatttaaattttaaaacttaacattttaaaaatttggaacCAGCAAATGTATCCCACATTACCTAGGAGATGTGAGTATCTGAAGGAGTACTGACTGCTGGACCTAGCTATTCTTGTCCAAACTGATTAGATGAAAATGAGGGTGCTGGCCTTACTGGAGCTACTGTAGATGCAGTGGTTGAAACCCTTAGGCTTAAAGATACCATTCTGGGTTCTGCTACTCGTTAACTATATGATCTTGGATAAATAACTTAAACTCTCGGAGCTCTGGTTCCCTTTCTGCAgtgacaaaaaataataattagcaCTAGTGCTGCTGTAAAGGTCAACTGAGAAATAGCCCAATTCCCAGCACACAGCAATCTCTAAATGTAAGCTACAGTAAATGACTTTAGGCAAAGAAAATAGGGTAAGAGGGCAGAGTGAAGGAGGAACAAACATTATGTCCATAAGTTATTAAGTCATGTCCATAAATATGCAGATGGTTGGACTATCCTCATgtgtgggaggtgaatatggtttataAAATCTCAGCCAATCTTGAGACCCAGGACTCATGGAAGTTTTAAGTCCAGTTTCCCAAGGCAGTTAGACAAAGACAGTTTCTAACTAGCTGCCTGCCTAACTTTAGGCAAATCACTTAATCTTTCTATTTATCAGTTCCCTTATCTATATAACTGAGattcatttatgcattcattcatcCTATAAATGTTTAGTGAAGACTTGGCATTTCTGAGTACTGTGCTAGTTGTTCTGCTGATTAAACCAGCATTAAAGACAGTTAATAACTTAGTGGTTAAGAACACAGGCTCTGGAGTTAGACACACCTGGATTTTTGAGCCCAAACTCTCTCACTTACTAGATGAGAGACTTGGAGAAAGTTATTTATATTGTCTGGGCTTccatttccttatctgcaaagcaaagaaaataaaggttTCTATGGCATAGTGTGATTGTGAAGATCCAATTATTCAATGAATGTTAAGCCCTTAGCACAGTGCCCACTTTGCCCTGCAGAATCTTACAGAGAGTTTACACTAAGAAATGCTGGGAACCAAAGCACAAAAAATGTTTCATGACAGTATAAATAAAGATGCCTTCTTCAAATACATGAAGGGCTGGCTGGTGCAAGAGGGATTAAATCATCTACAAATTACTGTATATTCAGCCAAGACTGATATAAGAAAGACTTTTTCCTACAGATAGATGAGGCCAAAACTAGAAGGGGCTATTTCAGCAGGTGATAAGCTCCCCATCACTACCACTGTTCAGACACTTCACAACACCTTTCTAAAATGTTGTAGAGAAGGTGTGAGCATTGACACACGGAAATATATGACCCTGAGATGACTATGATTTCTGAGTATAGGATGATGGAACTTGAGTGGAGGCTTGAAAGATGAGTGGGTCTTTAACAGAATGAGTAGGAATAGTCTCTGCAGGGGGGACATTGGCAGTTCAGGAAGGCCTAAGCGAACAGGGTATCCTGGGACAGTAAAGCTGGTATAGCTGATCATAGGGGGCCAGAGAAGAGAAGATTAAAAGAACTGGGGATAGTGTCATAATCTCAAAGCATAATGCAACTAGTAGTATCACAAATAGTCACATCACTGTGGGGCATTCCAAATCCTCAGCATACTGAGGTGATCATTAGACAATTTTTACTTCCTCTACTTTTGACCTCCTCCACCTGAAACAGTCCTTGGTGTGAGATTGTTTGTTGGCCTGAAATTTCTTTCTAGAAAGTATGAAAGACAGAGCTGCTCTACCCAAAGTACAAAGCTGGGGTAGAGACATGGGAGTGGGGCTTCAGACACAGTACTAGCACATGGGGAACAGTGGAAAATGTATAGACTTTATAGTCAAGAAGCCTGGATTAAGTCCAAGTTGTGTCACTCCCTGGTATTAGTTTAGGGTATTGCTTAATCCCTGAGACCCATGGCTCATCCAAAGAGAAAATACTCTTACTTAATTTTGAGAGGGACTTATGGAAAATGCTTTACCAAATTATAGAAACAGTGGTTGTTTCTCAATAAATAACCTCTTTTTGTTGGCAGTGctgtagcttcttttttttttttttttttttttttttttagtgctgtaGCTTCTGGCCTGAAGTAATGGCTGAGGAAAACCATACTTCAGTGCCTGAATTCTTCCTCCTGGGCTTCTCTGACCTCAGGGCCCTTCAAGGTCCCCTGTTCTGGGTGGTTCTTCTGGTCTATCTGGTTACCTTGCTGGGTAACTCCCTGATCATCCTCCTTACCCAGGCCAGCCCTGCACTGCACTCCCCAATGTACTTCTTCCTGCGCCACTTTTCCGTGATAGAGCTCCTCTACACCAGTGACATTGTGCCCAGGACACTGACTGATCTGGCCTCTCCACACCCCCGGGCCATCTCCTTCCAGAGCTGTGTAGCACAGATGTACGTTTTCATTGTCCTGGGCATCTCTGAGTGCTGCCTGCTCACAGCCATGGCATATGACCGCTATGCAGCCATCTGCCAGCCACTGCACTACTCTACCCTCATAAGCCAGCGAGCCTGTGTGGCCATGGTGGGCATGTCTTGGCTCATGGGTATCATCACAGCCACCACTCATTCCTCCCTCATCTTCACTCTGCCTTTCCCCAGCCACCCAATCATTCCACACTTCCTCTGCGACATTCTGCCAGTACTGAGACTGGCAAGTGCTGGGAAGCACAGGAGCGAAATCTCTGTCATGACAGCCACCGTGGTCTTCATACTGGTCCCCTTCTCTCTGATTGTCACCTCTTATGCCCGCATCCTGGGTGCAATCCTGGCAATGGCTTCCACTCGGAGCCGACACAAGGTTTTCTCTACCTGTTCCTCCCACCTGCTTGTGGTCTCCCTCTTCTTTGGAACAGCCAGCATCACCTACATTCGGCCTCAGGCAGGCTCCTCTGTTACCATAGACCGCATCCTCAGTCTCTTCTACACAGTCATCACACCCATGCTCAACCCCATCATTTATACCCTTCGTAACAAGGAGGTGGCAGGGGCCTTGCAATACATGATAAAGAAGCAGGTTCCTTCATCCTGAAGGGATTTGAGGATATCTATTCATTCACTGACTGCTTTTCCCAGCCTTCGAGTGCTAGATTTAAAGCCTATCCTAACAGAAACCATGCAACACCTCAAAGAAATAAGGTCTGCTGGTAGAAAGTGCTGGATTTAAAACAGATAAAGCTGTATCTCATCTCCTATTCCATATCCCAGACTCACTGTTGAAGTATGGGTTATTAGGACAGGTAGAATGGAAGAGATCACTGCCTGTGGGAAAGAACATTCTGCATCCTCTGAATTATTCTGGATCACTGGGCAATGTGATTGTTATGGCTATGTAAGTAATAAGATGTCCATGTAGTCAAAAAGGCAGATGTCTACAAACTTGACACCCAGCGAAGTGGCTCATCCAGAGCCTGCGGAGTTTAAGTAGCCCATGTTTATAGTGTCTTCCTCTTGTGTATGAGGCTTAGTCTACTCAGTACATTTCTTCTGCTCTTGACCTTTGGGAGGAGGAGCATCCCTCCCAAGATACCAGCTCTAACAGGTAGATGGTTAGACTTATATATGACTGGAGTTAGAAAACTTTTGCCAGGAGATCCTATGACACTTCTCCCAAAAATACGCTGGCATTTCATGCTGTGGATGCCTTTGAGGAGACAGCTGATCAAGGGTTCCAGGAGATCCACCAGCCTGAGAGACAAGATCCAGAGCTGAAGTCAACCAGAGAGCCCGTGAAAGCAAAGCACTATCAAGCCTCTGGTGCTGATGCCACAGCCTGTGCACCAGGTCTTAGACTGAGCCTTCTGCTGTTTCCTGGAGTGTCCTCCCTAAAAAAAGAGCAGAAGGCTAATGGAAAAGGACAGGCTATTCCAGGCTATACCTCCTTCCCTGGCCTCTCAGCCTCACACACTTTTACTGCCTCCATGTTTTTCAGAAGTTCCTGCTCTCTGTGAGGAGCCACGATCACCACTCCACAAAATTTCATCAATAACATGAAGTGCTCTGGGAGTAATGGAAACCCTGTATTCCCTCCTGCTGCCCCTCAGACCCCCCAGCAGTCTTGCATTTCACAGACATTGAGTGATTGAGTGACAAGGAGTGATTCAACCATGGGAAGCAGTGTGTTCCTCTTCCAAGATCATTTCTCACAGAACTCTCCATCCTCAGGCAGCCTTCTTATGTCTGCACTTTTTCACAAGCTGCTCTGCCAAAAACTCCCAACACATGTCTTATCCAACTTATCCACCTGGCAAACTCCTGCTCATCTGTAAGACTCAAGTCAAGAAATTTCTCCttgaagggagtgaattcaagtatgacatatttgatacacagtaagaacctttgtaaatgctacaatgtacgcccacccagcacaataaaaaataaataaataagtaaaatatttatccttaaaaaaaatttctccttGAAATTTGTTGCCCaacacattttatttctccttcttttataCCACTACCATTGTAAacctttatttttgttaatcAATTATATTTATCTTCATATTTCTTTACCTACTTTTAAGCTGTTAGCAACCTAAACATGGGGAGAAAGGACTCAGTCCCCATCACTCCCTCAATAGCTCAATGAATATTGATCTCTTGAATGAATCACTCAAATATGATAGTGTTTGTAGAAGCATttcacaaactctgaagttagatAAAATTGTGGTTATTAAACTATTAAACTTCATGTTCTAAATGATTCCCGGTGATGTTCAAACATGCCAGCCCAGTCTGAGGTCTCGTGAATCATCACACCTCTCCCTCCTGAAATTTTCCACATAAATGCACTTCCCTGTCCTCCCCACTCTTGATTTTTGACATTGTCCGTGACTGGTGATTACCTGTCTAACTGAACAAGGGGGCCCCCCTGCCTCACTGGGCCAACAGCTTGCTCTCATAGACCTTCACCAACACCTAGGCTGAGAGAGGCCGGGAGGCCACCTAGGCTGAGAGAGGCCGGGAGGCCATCCTGTACAGGACCTGGAGAGTGGACACTTAACACTCATGCGGCCACCCATCCTTTGGCCCTCTTTCAATGCTGGGAAGTTTCCCACATTGGTAAGGAGAAAGAACACATCCCCCTGTGGCACTGAGAATGCTTCCCAGCCTCCCAGGCATGTAATCTGCTTTTACTGATAGAATGCTCACATGCCTGACTTTGACTGAATAGGTGGTATAGGTGGTACCCATGAGAGGCAAGGAGCAGAGTGTGATCTCTCTCTGGCAGCAGAGCTGAAATGGAAAGTTGTTGGCCTACAACCAGCCTACAAGTCCTGATGGCAGCACCAGTGGTTTTCTCACATGACCACTTTGTGTTTGGGAAATATTGCTAGAGGCTTAGCCTCTGGCATAGAACCCTCCCCAAGCTATGTGAACTGCTTTATATTTTGTtggtaaattatttttctgcttcaTCATCCAGCCCATCAAGAATCGGAAGAAATCATGGTGACAGGAGTGTGTGACAAAAGAAGTTTCTCACTTCAGGGCAGCTGGGAAATACAGAGACCAGAAGTAACCAGGGATGGGAAATACCCTTCAAAGTGTGCCTCCAATGACCTATTTCTTCCACCtatgccccacctcctaataggcCATTCAATAAGAACTTATCAACAGATTAGCAAATTGGTGAAATTAATACCCTTATGATTCAGTCATATCTcagtagcaccaccagctggggaccaggccttcaacacatgagcctgtggggtcATTTTATATCCAAATCATAAATTCTCTCTTCACCCTTCACCCTTTGAGGTAAAGAATTATCCTACCTTTAGGGTGGGGATTGGATGACAACAGTGGGAGGTCATGTTAAAGTGGACAGTCATATCTTGAGCCAGGAAGCCCAGAAAGCCTGAGAAACAATACCTTTCTAGGGCATACTTCCAATAACCCAAGGACCACCCACTAGGTCCCACTTCTTAAATGTCCATAGCATCTGCTAACCTGAGGATGAATCTTTCATGGCCTTTGGAGTACAGTCATCCAAACCATATCAGGCTGCTTAGAAACAACAGTATACACCAAACACCTGGCCACTGGATAACAGGCAACTACGGATGATCACACACCACAAATTACATGTAATTTGATCCATCCAGTCTAAATTTATGTAGGTCCCCGTAGCACTTCATCGACAAGGGAAGTGGTAAATTTAGACAGGGGCCCAACATGTCCTGATGTCACAAGAAAGTAACTTCTACCTTATTTCCAAAACCACCCCCAATTAACGGGTCTATAGATAGAATGGTCACAATGGTAGGAAAGGAGGCCATGCATAAAGACAGGCGCTTCCTCCACCAGGCTAACCCAGTTACCTCCACTGATGATCCTCTCTGGTTCGGTGGCTAAGAGCTGTTTTGCTAATGGCGAGCAGCGACGGCGGCGGCGCGAGAGGCGCAGCAGAGGTTTTCCTGGTTTCCGACCTCAGCGGCCAGATGGAGAAATCCTCCCTGCAGCGGATCCTCAACAGCCACTGCCTCGCCCGACAGAAGCAAGGGGACAAACCTAGCGCCACCATCCACGCCAGCCGCCCTATGCCGCTCCTCAGCCTGCACAGCCGCGGCGGCCGCAGCAGCGAGAGCTCCAGGGTCTCCTTCGACCGCTGCAGTAACCTGGGCCCCGCGCCTCAGTGGTGCTCCTGATGTCCCCCGCCACCCCACCCCTGAAGATCCCAGGTGGGCGAGGGAATAGTCAGAGGGATCACAATCTTTCAACTAATTTATTTTACTCTGATAATCGGCTGAATGTAACAGAGGAACTAACGTCTAACAACAAGACGAGAATTCTTAGCGTCCAGTCCAGGCTCACCGATGCCAAGCACATCACCTGCAGAGCGCTGTGTAGCAGCAGCAGCCCCTGTATCGAGCTTCCAGGCGGCCCTCTATCCGAGGGGAGTAAGGACAGTTTTACAGTTCTGCTGGAATTTGCTGAGCAGCTCCAAGCTGACCACGTCTTCGTTTGATTCCATAAGAACCGCGAGGACAGAGCCGCCTTGCTCCAAACCTTCAGCTTTTTGGGCTTTGAGACTGTGAGACCAGGGCATCCCCTCGTCCCCAAAAGCCCCGACGCTTGCTTCATGGCCTACACGTTGGAGAGAGAGTCTTCTGGCGAGGAGTAGTGGGCCTGCCCCATCGCCCACAGCAGCTGCCCCAGTGCTGTGGTGGAaatgctcttcctctctcccagTTTGTCCGTGTGTCGTAATTGTGTAAATAAACGCTCACTCCAAAttagcagggaaaaaaaaaaaaaaagagctttgtgAAAGACAAAGCTCCCCCCACTTCTTCAGAAGCAAATAGGGCAAAAATCTTTGGCTTCCCTAAATTCTGATGGCCAGCACACAGACCTGTGACCTCACTCATCCTATAATTGCATCTGCATTAGACATTGAATCAGGTGCAAGTGATGAAAattagaggaaagtttacagtTCATGCTGGTGATGACAATAGTGAGTTCCAGAACCCAGGAGAACCAATACCAGCACCAGCACACTACCAGGAGCATCTCCAGTAACCAGTGTTAGCAATGCCAACAGCATCCTAACCAGGCCACCCCTGTAGTGTGACCTAGGCTGCAGTTCTGACCTCAGCTTCTCTCAGTTCCCAACCATTTTCTAAGCCTGGTTCCCCAGAATTTCTTTCAACTCCATGAGCTACCACAGTCAGCTTTTCTCTGAAACAGAATTGCACTTCCCCCTTGCCTTTTCTCTTCATGGCCCTTCAGAAAAGGCCCATCTGACTGCTTCTGTATTTATCCCCCTTATGATTTGTACCAGaacttcttttattccttttcaagttatttttattagcGTGGATTAACTGTACAAAGTGagtggtttcactgtgatatttccatacatatata from Castor canadensis chromosome 8, mCasCan1.hap1v2, whole genome shotgun sequence carries:
- the Or10p1 gene encoding olfactory receptor 10P1, encoding MAEENHTSVPEFFLLGFSDLRALQGPLFWVVLLVYLVTLLGNSLIILLTQASPALHSPMYFFLRHFSVIELLYTSDIVPRTLTDLASPHPRAISFQSCVAQMYVFIVLGISECCLLTAMAYDRYAAICQPLHYSTLISQRACVAMVGMSWLMGIITATTHSSLIFTLPFPSHPIIPHFLCDILPVLRLASAGKHRSEISVMTATVVFILVPFSLIVTSYARILGAILAMASTRSRHKVFSTCSSHLLVVSLFFGTASITYIRPQAGSSVTIDRILSLFYTVITPMLNPIIYTLRNKEVAGALQYMIKKQVPSS
- the LOC109696187 gene encoding LOW QUALITY PROTEIN: ornithine decarboxylase antizyme 1 (The sequence of the model RefSeq protein was modified relative to this genomic sequence to represent the inferred CDS: deleted 2 bases in 1 codon; substituted 2 bases at 2 genomic stop codons); this translates as MEKSSLQRILNSHCLARQKQGDKPSATIHASRPMPLLSLHSRGGRSSESSRVSFDRCSNLGPAPQWCSXCPATPPLKIPGGRGNSQRDHNLSTNLFYSDNRLNVTEELTSNNKTRILSVQSRLTDAKHITCRALCSSSSPCIELPGGPLSEGSKDSFTVLLEFAEQLQADHVFVXFHKNREDRAALLQTFSFLGFETVRPGHPLVPKSPDACFMAYTLERESSGEE